In one window of Miscanthus floridulus cultivar M001 chromosome 12, ASM1932011v1, whole genome shotgun sequence DNA:
- the LOC136497715 gene encoding uncharacterized protein → MGKNGIQYAVVDAFTAEPFKGNPAAVCLLEDAAKAADERWMQSVASEFNLSETAFLLRVRVALPEEEREAAESAGDGGVVEAGPGRQLEDGERVRVARGAHGLGGEEDVGDCKELVGAREERVRLHRPLCEALAAWRRRRTGRRSLFASRVGSHSNCVARLPTPLERCFTRIKHCRQPILGLGRIMGDLLESVYQCPITYKQSPIS, encoded by the exons ATGGGCAAGAATGGCATCCAGTACGCAGTG GTGGACGCCTTCACGGCGGAGCCGTTCAAGGGCAACCCCGCCGCGGTGTGCCTCCTCGAGGACGCCGCCAAGGCCGCTGACGAGCGGTGGATGCAGTCCGTCGCCTCCGAGTTCAACCTCTCCGAGACCGCCTTCCTCCTCCGGGTGCGGGTTGCGTTGCCCGAGGAGGAGCGCGAGGCGGCAGAAAGCGCGGGAGACGGCGGCGTGGTCGAGGCTGGCCCCGGGCGGCAGCTGGAGGATGGCGAGCGGGTCCGGGTGGCCCGAGGGGCCCATGGACTGGGAGGCGAGGAGGACGTCGGGGACTGCAAGGAGCTCGTCGGCGCCAGGGAGGAGCGGGTCCGCCTCCACCGCCCGCTCTGCGAAGCGCTTGCAGCGTGGAGACGCAGAAGGACAGGGAGAAGAAGCTTATTTGCGTCCCGTGTTGGCTCTCACTCAAACTGCGTCGCTCGTTTGCCAACTCCGTTGGAGAGGTGTTTTACACGGATAAAGCACTGTAGAcaacccattttgggtttgggtcgcATTATGGGTGATCTGTTGGAGTCAGTCTACCAGTGCCCTATTACATATAAACAGTCACCGATTTCTTaa